A window of the Enterobacteriaceae bacterium 4M9 genome harbors these coding sequences:
- a CDS encoding mechanosensitive ion channel family protein, translated as MQELNVFAQKYGVTLNQTTSLIIVLGIILVTAIVVHLVLHGLVLRFFERRAKASNKIWLQVITENKLFHRLAFILQGVIVNAQSLLWLRRSEAGEILSLCAQLWIMIYTLLALFSLLDIALKFAHRFSATAQLPLRGIFQGVKLLAAIVTGILIISLLIGKSPAILISGLGAMAAVLMLVFKDPILGLVAGIQLSANNMLKLGDWLEMTKYGADGAVIDIGLTTVKVKNWDNTITTIPTWALVSDAFKNWSGMSQSGGRRIKRSIRIDTTSVHFLSEDDEARLRKSRLLRPYLDAKSQELGEWNSTAEEGSVLNARRMTNLGTFRAYLNAYLTHHPRIRKDMTLMVRQLEPTDTGLPLEIYAFTNTVVWLEYESIQADIFDHIFAVIDEFGLRIHQSPSGNDVRAVAALLQPRAE; from the coding sequence ATGCAGGAATTAAATGTCTTTGCTCAGAAATATGGAGTCACGTTAAACCAAACCACTTCACTTATTATCGTGCTGGGAATTATCCTGGTGACGGCGATTGTCGTCCATCTGGTTCTCCACGGACTGGTATTGCGCTTTTTTGAAAGGCGAGCGAAGGCCAGTAATAAGATTTGGTTACAGGTTATTACCGAAAATAAATTATTTCATCGCCTGGCGTTTATTCTCCAGGGGGTGATTGTGAACGCGCAGTCGCTGCTGTGGCTGCGCCGCAGCGAAGCCGGAGAAATCCTCTCCCTGTGCGCCCAGCTGTGGATAATGATTTACACGCTGCTGGCGCTGTTTTCCCTGCTGGATATTGCGCTCAAATTCGCACACCGCTTTTCTGCAACGGCGCAACTGCCGCTGCGCGGCATTTTCCAGGGCGTGAAACTGCTGGCTGCGATAGTGACTGGCATCCTGATTATTTCGCTGCTCATCGGCAAATCACCGGCCATTCTGATAAGCGGCCTTGGCGCGATGGCCGCCGTGCTGATGTTGGTGTTTAAAGACCCGATTCTTGGGCTGGTGGCCGGCATTCAGCTTTCTGCCAACAACATGCTCAAGCTCGGTGACTGGCTGGAAATGACCAAATACGGGGCCGACGGTGCGGTGATTGATATTGGTCTCACCACCGTTAAAGTGAAAAACTGGGATAACACCATCACCACCATTCCCACCTGGGCGCTGGTGTCCGATGCGTTTAAAAACTGGAGCGGTATGTCCCAGTCCGGTGGGCGACGCATCAAGCGCAGTATTCGTATTGATACCACCAGCGTGCATTTTTTGTCGGAAGATGACGAGGCTCGGTTGCGCAAAAGCCGTCTGTTGCGCCCGTATCTTGATGCCAAAAGCCAGGAGTTAGGCGAATGGAACAGCACAGCAGAAGAAGGCTCAGTGCTGAATGCGCGGCGTATGACTAACCTTGGCACCTTCCGCGCCTATCTGAATGCTTACCTCACGCATCACCCGCGCATTCGTAAAGACATGACGCTGATGGTGCGCCAGCTTGAGCCGACCGACACCGGGCTACCGCTGGAAATCTATGCCTTCACCAACACCGTTGTCTGGCTTGAGTACGAGTCTATCCAGGCTGATATCTTCGATCATATTTTTGCCGTGATTGATGAGTTTGGTCTGCGCATACATCAGTCGCCAAGCGGTAATGACGTGCGCGCCGTCGCCGCGCTGTTGCAACCACGCGCAGAATAA
- a CDS encoding nitrous oxide-stimulated promoter family protein, whose translation MSGKHIEREKQTIKRMIALYARRCPHALADPAHYQALNAYAQKRLERCIFGEEKPACRRCPVHCYQPARREEMKSIMRWAGPGMLWRHPLLTLHHLIDDRRPAPPLPEKYQKRKKENT comes from the coding sequence ATGTCGGGTAAGCATATTGAGCGTGAAAAGCAAACCATCAAGCGTATGATTGCGCTCTACGCGCGACGCTGCCCGCACGCGCTGGCGGATCCTGCGCACTATCAGGCGCTCAATGCCTACGCGCAAAAACGACTTGAGCGCTGTATTTTTGGTGAGGAAAAACCCGCCTGCCGACGCTGCCCGGTGCACTGCTACCAGCCCGCCAGGCGTGAAGAGATGAAAAGCATCATGCGTTGGGCAGGGCCAGGAATGCTCTGGCGACACCCGCTGCTGACCCTGCATCACCTGATTGACGATCGTCGCCCGGCACCACCGCTGCCGGAAAAGTATCAAAAGCGCAAAAAAGAAAACACATAG
- a CDS encoding AI-2E family transporter: protein MQIKGLTKFFFILIVVIVSLAFFNILAPWYSAILWAAILAVIFHPLKNKLRARMGERNGLASLLTVVIICLIVFTPLALILSSLAFEINLVYSKLQHNDTQFPVVVANLINHLPGWAKQLLAEHNLDSAAQIQRQLSAVALKGGQYLAGSAFLIGKGTFGFTVSFGIMLYLLFFLLKDGPYLVRLVMESLPLTSFVKHHLFAKFAAVARATVKGTVVVALVQGLLGGIAFYIVGIEGSMLWGALMAFLSLVPAVGSAIIWVPAAIFLFATQQLWQGLFLVGFFVIVVGLVDNILRPLLVGKDTKMPDYLILITTLGGMEIYGVNGFVIGPLIAALFISCWNLLSGRDHEGNTDEIDEEFIEEGKNHPNGEG from the coding sequence ATGCAAATCAAAGGCCTGACAAAGTTTTTTTTCATACTGATTGTCGTTATCGTTTCACTGGCTTTTTTTAACATCCTGGCCCCCTGGTACTCCGCTATTTTATGGGCGGCCATTCTGGCTGTGATTTTCCATCCGCTAAAGAACAAACTTCGGGCGCGCATGGGCGAGCGCAACGGGCTGGCGTCGCTGCTGACCGTGGTTATCATCTGTCTGATTGTGTTCACGCCACTGGCACTTATCCTCTCCTCGCTGGCATTTGAAATTAACCTTGTCTACAGCAAGCTACAGCACAATGACACCCAGTTCCCGGTGGTAGTAGCAAACCTTATTAACCACCTTCCCGGCTGGGCGAAACAACTTCTGGCTGAGCATAACCTGGACAGCGCCGCGCAAATTCAGCGTCAGCTTTCTGCCGTTGCGCTAAAAGGCGGTCAGTACCTTGCCGGTAGCGCGTTTCTGATTGGTAAAGGCACGTTCGGCTTTACGGTAAGCTTTGGCATCATGCTGTATCTGCTGTTCTTTTTACTTAAAGACGGCCCTTATCTGGTGCGCCTGGTGATGGAGTCACTGCCGCTGACTAGCTTTGTGAAACACCACCTGTTCGCCAAATTCGCCGCCGTAGCCCGCGCCACGGTAAAAGGCACGGTCGTTGTCGCGCTGGTTCAGGGCCTGCTGGGCGGTATCGCGTTTTATATTGTTGGCATTGAAGGCAGTATGTTGTGGGGCGCGCTGATGGCGTTTTTGTCACTGGTGCCTGCTGTTGGCTCTGCCATTATCTGGGTGCCGGCAGCCATCTTCCTGTTTGCCACCCAGCAGCTGTGGCAGGGACTTTTTCTGGTGGGCTTCTTTGTCATTGTGGTCGGGCTGGTGGATAACATTTTACGCCCTCTGCTGGTGGGCAAAGACACCAAAATGCCTGATTACCTGATTCTGATAACAACCCTTGGCGGCATGGAAATCTATGGCGTGAACGGCTTTGTCATCGGCCCGCTGATTGCGGCACTGTTTATCTCCTGCTGGAATCTGCTGTCAGGCAGAGATCATGAAGGCAACACAGATGAAATTGACGAGGAGTTTATTGAGGAAGGTAAAAATCACCCGAATGGTGAAGGTTAA
- a CDS encoding NAD(P)/FAD-dependent oxidoreductase, whose amino-acid sequence MTYDVVIVGGSASGAACSILLAKLGLRVRVIEKQTSASAYKKLCTHFIQPSAVPVLSLLGMPHLAHAAYSVRTRATFITPAGVIDPDGFYGAQRDQCALNLERSVLDPALRQQAQECGVEIGYAQSVTQVQRTAQGWVLTVESDEQTFNIEGRLLVAADGRMSSLARLLGNAQQSFENQRATFFAYCSGIDAPADNRSLFAHHENGMAFLYPLINGRTLLSAYISKETAKQWHEQDVRHNLVAFFAGIADMPAMDNVVFETPVRGYQDYPNLTRQPVCQEVAFIGDAVQSLDPMSGVGCSFALQTAAMLGEAVQATMQHGVINVAQALEHYQRQFNDYFPFHARGIIADALIAKDEEGHKSTFRTILNDPELQRQYRDLTGRLISPAAFQNKFLVSKIRQTASERKVLAKQ is encoded by the coding sequence ATGACCTACGATGTAGTGATTGTAGGGGGCAGCGCCAGTGGTGCTGCCTGCAGCATTCTGTTAGCGAAGCTGGGGCTGCGGGTCAGGGTCATTGAAAAACAGACGTCTGCGTCAGCCTATAAAAAGCTGTGTACCCACTTCATTCAGCCTTCTGCGGTGCCGGTATTAAGCCTGCTGGGAATGCCTCATTTAGCGCATGCAGCTTACAGTGTGCGCACCCGGGCTACCTTTATCACGCCTGCGGGGGTTATCGATCCTGACGGGTTTTACGGCGCACAGCGCGACCAATGCGCACTCAACCTGGAGCGTTCGGTACTGGACCCGGCTTTGCGTCAGCAGGCGCAGGAATGCGGTGTTGAAATTGGTTACGCGCAGAGTGTCACGCAGGTGCAACGCACCGCGCAAGGTTGGGTGTTAACCGTCGAAAGTGACGAGCAAACGTTTAATATTGAAGGACGTCTGCTGGTGGCGGCAGACGGCAGAATGTCCTCACTGGCACGTTTGCTCGGTAATGCGCAGCAGAGTTTTGAGAATCAACGTGCGACGTTTTTTGCCTATTGCAGCGGCATTGATGCACCTGCCGATAACCGCTCGCTTTTCGCTCACCATGAAAACGGCATGGCGTTTTTATATCCGTTGATTAATGGCCGTACCCTGTTGTCCGCTTACATCAGTAAAGAGACCGCAAAGCAGTGGCATGAGCAGGACGTCAGGCATAACCTGGTGGCGTTTTTTGCCGGAATTGCAGACATGCCTGCGATGGATAACGTGGTTTTCGAAACACCGGTAAGGGGATACCAGGATTACCCAAATCTCACGCGCCAGCCTGTCTGCCAGGAGGTTGCGTTTATTGGCGATGCGGTGCAGTCACTGGACCCGATGAGCGGAGTGGGGTGCAGTTTCGCGCTACAAACCGCTGCCATGCTGGGTGAGGCGGTGCAGGCGACAATGCAACACGGCGTTATCAATGTGGCGCAGGCGCTTGAGCACTATCAGCGTCAGTTTAATGACTATTTCCCTTTTCATGCCCGCGGCATTATTGCTGATGCACTGATAGCAAAAGATGAGGAAGGCCATAAATCGACCTTTCGCACCATACTTAACGACCCCGAATTACAGCGTCAGTATCGTGATTTGACGGGGCGCTTAATCTCGCCTGCGGCGTTTCAGAATAAATTTTTGGTTAGCAAAATTCGGCAAACGGCGTCTGAACGTAAGGTGCTGGCAAAACAATAA